One region of Glycine max cultivar Williams 82 chromosome 9, Glycine_max_v4.0, whole genome shotgun sequence genomic DNA includes:
- the LOC102670230 gene encoding glycine-rich cell wall structural protein 1.8, giving the protein MASIHSLNCFVFFLLLALGISSARRSLLTLDGGYGVGHGIGGGYGGAAAGGYGGGGGGGSGGGGGYGGEHGVVGYGGGSGGGQGGGVGYGGDHGAGYGGGGGGGSGGGAGYGGGVEHGSGGGYGEGEGGGAGGGYGAGGEHGIGYGGGGGSGAGGGGGYSEGGAHGGGYGSGGGAGGGEGGGGVGGYGGGEGAGTGGGYDAGGEHGGGYGGGQGGGSGGGYGAGGDHGAAGYGVGEGGGAGGGYGAGGEHGIGYGGGGGSGGGYGDGGAHGGGYGGGAGAGGGGGYGAAGAHGGGFGGGGGSGGGHGGYVP; this is encoded by the coding sequence ATGGCTTCTATACACAGccttaattgttttgttttctttctactATTGGCTCTTGGCATTAGTTCTGCCAGAAGGTCCCTTCTCACTCTTGATGGAGGCTATGGTGTAGGCCATGGCATTGGTGGTGGCTATGGCGGTGCTGCTGCTGGAGGttatggtggtggtggaggtggtggtTCAGGTGGTGGCGGTGGATATGGAGGGGAGCATGGAGTTGTTGGCTATGGAGGAGGTAGTGGTGGAGGACAAGGAGGGGGTGTAGGATATGGTGGTGATCATGGAGCTGGATAtggtggcggtggtggtggtggaagtgGCGGTGGTGCGGGTTATGGTGGTGGTGTAGAGCATGGTAGTGGAGGTGGTTATGGTGAAGGTGAAGGAGGTGGAGCTGGAGGAGGATATGGAGCTGGTGGAGAACATGGCATTGGGTATGGAGGAGGAGGTGGAAGTGGTGCTGGTGGTGGAGGCGGGTATAGTGAAGGAGGAGCACATGGGGGTGGATATGGCAGTGGTGGAGGAGCTGGTGGTGGTGAAGGAGGGGGAGGGGTAGGTGGTTATGGTGGTGGCGAAGGAGCTGGAACTGGTGGAGGGTACGATGCAGGTGGAGAACATGGTGGTGGTTATGGAGGTGGTCAAGGAGGAGGAAGTGGAGGAGGATATGGTGCTGGCGGAGACCATGGTGCTGCTGGCTATGGAGTTGGTGAAGGAGGTGGAGCTGGTGGAGGGTATGGTGCAGGTGGAGAACATGGCATTGGTTATGGAGGAGGTGGTGGAAGTGGAGGAGGTTATGGTGATGGAGGAGCTCATGGAGGTGGATACGGTGGCGGCGCGGGTGCTGGTGGAGGAGGCGGGTATGGGGCTGCTGGGGCACATGGTGGTGGTTTTGGAGGAGGCGGTGGAAGTGGTGGTGGCCATGGTGGCTATGTTCCCTAA
- the LOC102669961 gene encoding glycine-rich cell wall structural protein 1.0: MPLPSQHCENKIKEGICSAARTLFTLEDHVSGGYGGGGVEHGGAGYGEGAGGGEGAGAGYGAAGGGSGGAGAEGGGYGGGACKGGGEGYGGGGAKGGGYGGGRGSGGGGGGGAGGAGAGYGGGEGSGAGGGYGGGNGGGGGGGSGGGSHGGGYGGGEGAGQGAGGGYGGGGSGGGGGGGSGGGARGGGYGAGGLSGEGGGHGGGYYP; encoded by the exons ATGCCTTTGCCTAGCCAGCACTGTGAGAACAAGATCAAGGAAG gCATTTGCTCTGCTGCTAGAACACTCTTCACTCTGGAGGACCATGTTTCCGGCGGTTATGGCGGTGGTGGAGTAGAACATGGTGGAGCTGGATATGGAGAAGGAGCTGGCGGTGGTGAAGGTGCTGGTGCTGGATATGGGGCAGCGGGTGGAGGAAGCGGTGGTGCTGGTGCTGAGGGTGGTGGATATGGAGGAGGAGCTTGTAAAGGGGGTGGCGAAGGGTATGGCGGGGGTGGTGCAAAGGGGGGTGGTTATGGTGGTGGACGTGGaagtggaggaggaggaggtggtggTGCAGGGGGTGCAGGTGCTGGTTATGGAGGTGGGGAAGGAAGTGGGGCTGGTGGTGGATATGGTGGAGGGAATGGAGGAGGAGGTGGCGGTGGAAGTGGTGGTGGGTCACATGGAGGTGGATATGGGGGTGGTGAAGGTGCTGGACAAGGAGCGGGTGGAGGATATGGTGGTGGTGGCTCTGGTGGCGGCGGTGGAGGCGGATCTGGCGGGGGTGCACGTGGGGGTGGATATGGAGCTGGTGGTTTGAGTGGTGAAGGTGGTGGTCACGGTGGTGGATACTACCCTTGA
- the LOC100808540 gene encoding uncharacterized protein, protein MESQTSTQEQEFLNLREVPSAADITLGLDMAKGSAFCKMGEGWTCIITKTEGPDAGKVFVKCGENCTCTIEGEAVSPELNLSPDVVSSSGSGALCKCGEGWTCVIFRTEGPDAGSGKGFAECSGQCSCTIDDKSTKDI, encoded by the exons ATGGAGTCCCAGACCTCCACCCAAGAGCAGGAGTTTCTCAATCTCAG GGAAGTCCCATCAGCAGCAGACATAACTTTGGGCTTGGACATGGCCAAGGGCAGCGCGTTTTGCAAGATGGGTGAAGGTTGGACATGTATCATAACTAAAACTGAGGGGCCTGATGCTGGCAAAGTTTTCGTTAAATGTGGTGAAAATTGCACATGTACTAT TGAGGGCGAAGCAGTGTCCCCAGAATTAAATTTGTCACCTGATGTTGTGAGTAGCAGTGGCAGTGGAGCATTGTGTAAGTGTGGTGAAGGGTGGACTTGTGTCATTTTCAGGACTGAGGGCCCTGATGCAGGGTCTGGCAAGGGCTTTGCTGAATGCTCTGGACAGTGCTCTTGTACTATTGATGACAAATCCACCAAAGATATATAA
- the LOC100790691 gene encoding uncharacterized protein, translating to MALYMDEEEIWKCPKHPSKRRRSGICPTCLRDRLVTLCPDCANVRPCSCYATSSSSSSSSSSSLSRFSGAGDGVGSVGRVHNLIEQEPGLRRSRSMAIPFLRSRSRFSGGGDRVSDLDSTRDSPAMNGSRSARSFWSMFKSQKSSRHGGGGGGAPEQEWEAKKILAEERDGDGGINPMMVRSRSVAVTAVTVVSGDGELRPRTKGRGWFFPSPMKAFRQSKVSKVIQEGSPLYRVRS from the exons atggcGTTGTACATGGACGAAGAAGAGATTTGGAAGTGTCCGAAGCATCCatcaaagagaagaagaagcggAATTTGCCCTACTTGCCTTCGAGACCGTCTCGTAACTCTTTGCCCTGACTGTGCTAACGTGCGCCCCTGTTCCTGCTACGCCACCagctcctcctcctcttcctcgtCTTCCTCCTCCTTATCGCGTTTTTCTGGCGCCGGCGATGGCGTCGGTTCCGTCGGCCGCGTCCACAACCTCATCGAGCAAGAGCCAGGGCTCCGCCGCTCGCGCTCCATGGCGATTCCGTTTCTCAGGTCACGGTCGCGGTTCTCTGGCGGCGGAGATAGGGTTTCGGATCTCGACAGCACGAGGGACTCGCCGGCAATGAACGGAAGCCGGTCGGCGAGGTCGTTCTGGTCAATGTTCAAGTCGCAGAAGAGCAGTAGACACGGCGGCGGAGGAGGCGGCGCGCCGGAGCAAGAGTGGGAGGCGAAAAAGATATTGGCGGAGGAACGAGACGGCGATGGTGGCATAAATCCGATGATGGTGCGGTCAAGGTCGGTGGCAGTGACGGCGGTAACGGTGGTTTCCGGCGACGGAGAATTGAGACCGCGGACGAAAGGGAGAGGGTGGTTCTTCCCAAGTCCGATGAAGGCTTTCCGGCAATCCAAGGTCTCTAAAGTGATTCAGGAAGGGTCTCCTTTGTATAGAG tACGGTCTTGA
- the LOC102670092 gene encoding uncharacterized protein: protein MRRFLVDRASIENVNVVQQEAELEPPPNVVNEFNPNEIVRDPVDVVKARLGTMRESGWNNFFADVQGFCVAKSILVPNMDDEIPVRGRSRAEGRTITNLHHYRAEIFYVAIDKICVEMDHRFSEGSNIILDCFSCLDPKNSFSKFDVDKLARLADIYHADFSDDDRGTIRDQLETYVLQVRRNASFSTCEDVQSLAMKMVQTEKHLVFPLVYKLIELALILPVSTASVERAFSAMKIIKSKLRNKINDVWFNDLMVCYTEREIFKSLDDIDIIRTFTAKKSRKGHLPRNFI from the exons ATGAGGAGATTTTTGGTTGATAGAGCAAGTATTGAGAATGTGAATGTTGTACAACAAGAAGCCGAATTAGAACCGCCACCTAATGTGGTTAATGAGTTTAACCCAAATGAGATTGTGCGTGATCCAG TTGATGTTGTCAAAGCTCGGTTGGGCACAATGAGAGAGAGTGgctggaataatttttttgccgATGTCCAAGGATTTTGTGTTGCTAAAAGTATTCTGGTACCAAATATGGATGACGAAATACCAGTTCGGGGTCGTTCAAGAGCAGAAGGGAGGACTATCACTAATCTTCATCATTACCGTGCAGAGATTTTTTATGTTGCTATTGATAAAATATGTGTGGAGATGGATCACCGCTTTAGTGAAGGAAGTAACATTATACTTGATTGCTTCTCATGTCTTGACCCCAAGAACTCTTTCTCCAAGTTTGATGTTGATAAGCTTGCTCGTCTTGCTGATATTTATCATGCAGACTTTTCTGATGATGACCGAGGAACAATTAGGGATCAACTTGAAACTTATGTGCTTCAAGTGAGAAGAAATGCTTCTTTTTCCACTTGTGAAGATGTTCAAAGTTTGGCTATGAAGATGGTTCAAACTGAGAAACATTTGGTATTTCCATTGGTTTATAAACTTATTGAGCTAGCTTTGATATTGCCGGTGTCGACAGCATCCGTTGAAAGAGCTTTTTCAGCAATGAAGATTATCAAGTCTAAATTGCGCAATAAGATCAACGATGTGTGGTTCAATGACTTGATGGTATGTTACACCGAGCGGGAGATATTCAAGTCACttgatgatattgatattattCGAACATTTACCGCAAAGAAGTCTCGGAAAGGACACTTGCCtcgtaattttatttaa